The Primulina huaijiensis isolate GDHJ02 chromosome 17, ASM1229523v2, whole genome shotgun sequence genome window below encodes:
- the LOC140963122 gene encoding PHD finger protein ALFIN-LIKE 5-like, with product MDGGAHNVPRTVEDVFREFKGRRNGLIKALTTDVGDFFQQCDPEKENLCLYGFPNELWEVNLPAEEVPPELPEPALGINFARDGMQEKDWLALVAVHSDAWLLSVTFYIGARYGFDKADRKRLFNMINDLPTIFEVVTGVAKKQVKDKPSVSNHSGNKSKPNPKVAKISKEEVKDEDGDEGLDEVEEDEEEHGETLCGACGENYASDEFWICCDLCERWFHGKCVKITPARAEHIKQYKCPTCSNKRSRP from the exons ATGGACGGAGGCGCCCATAATGTTCCTCGCACGGTTGAGGATGTTTTCAGAGAGTTCAAGGGCCGGCGGAATGGCTTGATCAAAGCTCTAACCACTG ACGTCGGAGATTTTTTCCAGCAGTGCGATCCTG AGAAAGAAAATCTTTGCCTTTATGGATTTCCTAATGAACTATGGGAAGTTAATTTACCTGCCGAGGAGGTTCCTCCTGAGCTTCCGGAACCTGCCCTAGGCATAAATTTTGCCAGGGATGGTATGCAAGAGAAAGACTGGTTAGCTCTTGTTGCTGTTCACAGTGACGCGTGGCTGCTCTCTGTTACTTTCTATATTGGTGCTAGATATGGTTTTGATAAAGCTGACAG AAAACGCCTGTTCAATATGATAAATGATCTCCCGACGATATTCGAAGTTGTAACAGGAGTTGCAAAGAAGCAAGTGAAGGACAAACCATCTGTCTCAAACCATAGTGGCAATAAATCTAAGCCAAACCCAAAAGTG GCCAAGATCTCCAAAGAAGAAGTAAAGGATGAGGACGGGGATGAGGGATTGGATGAagtagaagaagatgaagaagagcACGGTGAAACCTTGTGCGGCGCATGTGGAGAGAACTATGCCTCTGACGAATTCTGGATCTGCTGTGACTTATGCGAGAGATGGTTCCATGGCAAGTGTGTCAAGATCACTCCCGCAAGAGCTGAGCACATCAAGCAGTACAAATGCCCGACGTGTAGCAACAAAAGATCGCGCCCTTGA